The genome window TCGGCAGCGGGGCTGCCGGCAGCCTGTTCGGGGCCACCGGCGCCGCCAATGCCCTCAGCCGGGCGACGAAAATCCTCGTCATTGTCTTTTTTCTGACGAGCACGGGCCTCACATATTTCGCCGTGAGCCGGCACCAGAAGCCCCTGGCGGTGCCGCCGCCGAAGGAGGCACCAGCGAGCCAGGCGCCGGCTTCTGCGCCGGCGGGGGGCAAAGCCCAGGAAATCCCGAACTGAGCGGGCTCAGTTCGGAGCGATCGCCAACGGGGTAAAATCGCCACCGTTGGGATTGCCGACAGAACGCAATTGCCGACGTGGTGGAATTGGTAGACACGCCGTCTTGAGGGGGCGGTGGCGAAAGCCGTATGAGTTCGAGTCTCATCGTCGGCACCAGATTCATAAAGCCCCATTATGCGACAATAAACCGGGATGATCGCATAATGCCTTGATAACAAAAGAAAAAATAAAAAATTTCCGCCTTGACACCCGGCGCGAGCCGCCTCTAAACTGCCCCCATTTCCTGGAGAATGACAGACGCCGCAGCCAAGGCGTCGGGGTGGAGGATGCTCGCCAACTATTTCCCGATTTTGCTCTTCGTGCTGGTGGGGCTGGCCGTCGGGGCCGTCTCCATCGGGCTTGGCTATGTGCTTTCGCCCAACCGGCCCGACGCGGAGAAACTCTCCCCCTACGAATGCGGCTTCGAGGCCTTCGAGGATGCGCGCATGAAGTTCGACGTGCGCTATTACCTCGTGGCCATCCTCTTCATCCTCTTCGACCTGGAAATCGCCTTCCTCTTCCCCTGGGCCATCGTACTCGAGGAAATCGGGCTTGCGGGTTTCATTG of Burkholderiales bacterium contains these proteins:
- a CDS encoding NADH-quinone oxidoreductase subunit A; the encoded protein is MLANYFPILLFVLVGLAVGAVSIGLGYVLSPNRPDAEKLSPYECGFEAFEDARMKFDVRYYLVAILFILFDLEIAFLFPWAIVLEEIGLAGFIAMLVFLGILVVGFIYEWLKGALEWE
- the secG gene encoding preprotein translocase subunit SecG gives rise to the protein METLVWIIHVLAALGIIGLVLLQHGKGADMGAAFGSGAAGSLFGATGAANALSRATKILVIVFFLTSTGLTYFAVSRHQKPLAVPPPKEAPASQAPASAPAGGKAQEIPN